The window TAATACAAGTTTGTGGTGGTGTTAGTGATCCTTAAACTACCcaatattgactttttttttctttctttcttttcccaggaATCAAAGCATAAAAGAACAGACAGATCTATCTTGTGTTGTTTACGAAAAGGAGAATCTGGTCAGGCATGGCCAAGGCTAACAAAAGAGAGGGCAAAGGTGGGTTCTGTCTCCTTGGTGGCCATAGCAGCAGTACTTGATGCCCCCTCTGTTTTTGGGGCAGGTGGGGGGGTCATGTTTAGGTGATGTAGCATTTGATAGGTTGCTTACTTTGCTCCTGGCTGGAATGGCAGTTCTAGTAGCTGTCTCTTCCTGTGTAGTAACAGCTTGTCTTTAATCTTTTGTGTTAACGCGCAGCTCAACTGGCTCAGCGTGGATTTCAACAACTGGAAAGACTGGGAAGATGATTCAGATGAAGACATGTCCAACTTTGATCGCTTTTCTGAGGTATAGGAAGATGAATACCTGGAGGTTTGGGTTTCCTTTGGCTGGGTGTGTGGGCAAGCAGTGACTGACAGCTGCAGGGAGAGTCGccttcctctgccttcctcctgctctctggGTGTCTAACCCAGTGAGAAAGGTACTCGGCACCGTGCTCACGAGCAGGGGAGCTCAGGACAGGAAATAACACCTCAGCTCTGGAGCAGTCTGCAGTTGCTTGAACTGGTGCTGTGGGCTCTTGACACTGCAGCTTGTGCTCGTTATCAAATGTGAAATGAATGCTCGTCCCGCTGCAGGTGTCAGTCACCTTGTAATTTCTgcatagcagcagcagcaagtctTGTCAAAACGGCTGGTGGCTGTCGATTGTCACAATTTTAAACTAGTTATAGGTTTTTAGCCTTGTTCACGTGGCAAATGGAGTTGGCTTCACTCTGTGGCTTTTATCTTTTTGGAACAGATGATGAACAACATGGGTGGAGATGACGATGTAGACTTACCAGAAGTAGATGGGGCAGATGATGTAAGTTACTTTGCAGTAAATGTGTAGGTCTGGCCAAGCATGCTGCACGTTCATTGCTACTTGTTGAAGTCGAGCTTGCTTTCCCCACTTCAGCATAGTTAAAGAAGTATAAATGATGCCAAACCTTGTTTGTTAAATGATGTTTTTGAGCAGAAGTAGTCTCTTTCCCCTTCAGTTGTGCTGGGGACAGTTGCAGCAATGCGTGCAGTGTCTCAGGTAGCTCTGGTGTCACACATCTTCCTGCAGTAATTACTGCAGTAATTGATTATTGCTGGTCTCCAGACGTCTACTGGTAAAGCTTAACTAAAGCATGTCCTGAAGAACCTGTACTTCCTTGGAATATGCTCTGACAGCACCCTTGCTGCTCTGAGCTTCTGAAAGTGCCTCCAAGCGTAATCTGCTCCACTTaatgttgtttcttctttccaggaCTCACCAGACAGTGATGATGAGAGTAAGTTGGCGTCCGTGTCTTTCTGCCCCTGTGCAGCGGGCTGTGCATGCTGAGGGTTGAGGGAGCTGTGCAGGGCCAGCTGTGCTGTCCTGTGGGTCGTGCTAAATCCGGGCTGCCAGGTGGTGCCAGTGCCTTGCTTCAGCAGCGTGAGATGTTAAAATTTGGAAAGCCTTCCCACACCAGCATGGAATGCTCGTGTGACCTTCCTGGGCTGCTGTAGCCCTGCTGAGGCTTTGGCTGTGGGAGCTTCAGTGCTGCCACAGTTTGTGCAactcctgccctgccagcagtgGCTGCACAGAGATCTTCTTGCAAAGAGCCACCTTTGCACTtcagtggcagcagcactgaggccACAGACCCTAAACTGCTCTGTGCCTTTCTTGGCTACGGGCTGTATCTTCTTGCTCGTGTTCCTCGTGGTGCAGTATGGCACTTGGTAGCTTTGGTTTTGTCGTCGTGGCTTGTTTTTTCAACACtaatactattattttttttcttctttgctctctAGAAATGCCAGATCTGGAGTAAGGAAAACTATCGTCTTCAGGGTTTGGGGAAAGAACTTCATCACATTTCATAATTGAGATAAGAATTCCTGAGTTGATAGCCCTAAGGGGAGATATTGCATCCTTTAACCCATTTTTTCAGCCCATTTTAAATGGCTTCACTGATGGTAGGTGTGTACCATTGTGCAGGGCAGTCTTAAGCCACGAGAGGCAATAACGTTATGCATGAACCGTTTTCCAGACTTCCAAAAAACCAATTGAGGTGTAGGCAATCGATCCAGAACAGTCGCAATAAAGTTTACAGAGCCTCCTTGCCTCGTAGCAGACGTAATTACAATAGCAGAGCAGACGTTACGTCCAGTGCTCAATtggctttttccccccccctgTGGCCCACGGTTAAATCTGATGTGAAGTTTGTGCCCGGAACAAAACCTTTTCTTGCATTGGCTCACCAAATTGAACAAGTGCTGCGCAATACCTCTGTGGTGTCTTCAGGTGTGTTCCactaatgtttttattaaaaaggaaacGAAATCCTCTCTGTTTGGTATTTCATCGCTAGTTGCGTGTCCAGCTGTGTCCCGGTGCCCGCGCTGTGAGGGGTGAGGCCCATTCcatccccccccaccccaccccacgGCTCCGTGGGGCCGCGTCGTTGCTTGTGGATCTGTACGTGAGACCAAATGTATTTGCACTGTTGGTATGGAAGCAAGTGACAACATGTTCTACCCGATGGGGCTCTTCTGTTAGTTACCTGACAAGGCTGACAAACCTCAATTTCTGTTCAGAGCGGTgggaatttttttaatgtctacaTTCTTTCTAATAAACTGTTGAAGACTCCACCCTGGCTCCGCTCCCTGTGACTGCGCGGCCGTGGGCTCCGGGAGCCGCTCGGAGCAGGCCCCGGTGCTGCCCGCGGGGTTGGGCCGGGCTCCGGCTGCCCCCGTGCGGCGCTGCTGCGGGCGCCGACCGAAATGGCGCCGGGCGGCGGAGCGGGAAATGTCCGCGTCCCGGGAGCGGGGCGGGAGGCCGCGGTCACCGCGCCCGGCCCAAGGACACACGCAGAGCGCGTGCGCTGCCGCTTCCGGCGCCCAGCTCCCGCCCCTTCCGGCCGATCCGCCCGCCGGAGAGCCCAATCGGTGCGGGGCGTTTCTAGACGGACGGGCTCGTGGCCCAATCGCGAGGAGACAGAGCGAGCGCCGCGACACGTCCAGCCAATCGGAGCGCGAGAGCGGGAGGCGCGGGTCGACCTCTACCCAATGGGCGCGAGCGGTGGGCGGCAGCGCGCGCNNNNNNNNNNNNNNNNNNNNNNNNNNNNNNNNNNNNNNNNNNNNNNNNNNNNNNNNNNNNNNNNNNNNNNNNNNNNNNNNNNNNNNNNNNNNNNNNNNNNNNNNNNNNNNNNNNNNNNNNNNNNNNNNNNNNNNNNNNNNNNNNNNNNNNNNNNNNNNNNNNNNNNNNNNNNNNNNNNNNNNNNNNNNNNNNNNNNNNNNNNNNNNNNNNNNNNNNNNNNNNNNNNNNNNNNNNNNNNNNNNNNNNNNNNNNNNNNNNNNNNNNNNNNNNNNNNNNNNNNNNNNNNNNNNNNNNNNNNNNNNNNNNNNNNNNNNNNNNNNNNNNNNNNNNNNNNNNNNNNNNNNNNNNNNNNNNNNNNNNNNNNNNNNNNNNNNNNNNNNNNNNNNNNNNNNNNNNNNNNNNNNNNNNNNNNNNNNNNNNNNNNNNNNNNNNNNNNNNNNNNNNNNNNNNNNNNNNNNNNNNNNNNNNNNNNNNNNNNNNNNNNNNNNNNNNNNNNNNNNNNNNNNNNNNNNNNNNNNNNNNNNNNNNNNNNNNNNNNNNNNNNNNNNNNNNNNNNNNNNNNNNNNNNNNNNNNNNNNNNNNNNNNNNNNNNNNNNNNNNNNNNNNNNNNNNNNNNNNNNNNNNNNNNNNNNNNNNNNNNNNNNNNNNNNNNNNNNNNNNNNNNNNNNNNNNNNNNNNNNNNNNNNNNNNNNNNNNNNNNNNNNNNNNNNNNNNNNNNNNNNNNNNNNNNNNNNNNNNNNNNNNNNNNNNNNNNNNNNNNNNNNNNNNNNNNNNNNNNNNNNNNNNNNNNNNNNNNNNNNNNNNNNNNNNNNNNNNNNNNNNNNNNNNNNNNNNNNNNNNNNNNNNNNNNNNNNNNNNNNNNNNNNNNNNNNNNNNNNNNNNNNNNNNNNNNNNNNNNNNNNNNNNNNNNNNNNNNNNNNNNNNNNNNNNNNNNNNNNNNNNNNNNNNNNNNNNNNNNNNNNNNNNNNNNNNNNNNNNNNNNNNNNNNNNNNNNNNNNNNNNNNNNNNNNNNNNNNNNNNNNNNNNNNNNNNNNNNNNNNNNNNNNNNNNNNNNNNNNNNNNNNNNNNNNNNNNNNNNNNNNNNNNNNNNNNNNNNNNNNNNNNNNNNNNNNNNNNNNNNNNNNNNNNNNNNNNNNNNNNNNNNNNNNNNNNNNNNNNNNNNNNNNNNNNNNNNNNNNNNNNNNNNNNNNNNNNNNNNNNNNNNNNNNNNNNNNNNNNNNNNNNNNNNNNNNNNNNNNNNNNNNNNNNNNNNNNNNNNNNNNNNNNNNNNNNNNNNNNNNNNNNNNNNNNNNNNNNNNNNNNNNNNNNNNNNNNNNNNNNNNNNNNNNNNNNNNNNNNNNNNNNNNNNNNNNNNNNNNNNNNNNNNNNNNNNNNNNNNNNNNNNNNNNNNNNNNNNNNNNNNNNNNNNNNNNNNNNNNNNNNNNNNNNNNNNNNNNNNNNNNNNNNNNNNNNNNNNNNNNNNNNNNNNNNNNNNNNNNNNNNNNNNNNNNNNNNNNNNNNNNNNNNNNNNNNNNNNNNNNNNNNNNNNNNNNNNNNNNNNNNNNNNNNNNNNNNNNNNNNNNNNNNNNNNNNNNNNNNNNNNNNNNNNNNNNNNNNNNNNNNNNNNNNNNNNNNNNNNNNNNNNNNNNNNNNNNNNNNNNNNNNNNNNNNNNNNNNNNNNNNNNNNNNNNNNNNNNNNNNNNNNNNNNNNNNNNNNNNNNNNNNNNNNNNNNNNNNNNNNNNNNNNNNNNNNNNNNNNNNNNNNNNNNNNNNNNNNNNNNNNNNNNNNNNNNNNNNNNNNNNNNNNNNNNNNNNNNNNNNNNNNNNNNNNNNNNNNNNNNNNNNNNNNNNNNNNNNNNNNNNNNNNNNNNNNNNNNNNNNNNNNNNNNNNNNNNNNNNNNNNNNNNNNNNNNNNNNNNNNNNNNNNNNNNNNNNNNNNNNNNNNNNNNNNNNNNNNNNNNNNNNNNNNNNNNNNNNNNNNNNNNNNNNNNNNNNNNNNNNNNNNNNNNNNNNNNNNNNNNNNNNNNNNNNNNNNNNNNNNNNNNNNNNNNNNNNNNNNNNNNNNNNNNNNNNNNNNNNNNNNNNNNNNNNNNNNNNNNNNNNNNNNNNNNNNNNNNNNNNNNNNNNNNNNNNNNNNNNNNNNNNNNNNNNNNNNNNNNNNNNNNNNNNNNNNNNNNNNNNNNNNNNNNNNNNNNNNNNNNNNNNNNNNNNNNNNNNNNNNNNNNNNNNNNNNNNNNNNNNNNNNNNNNNNNNNNNNNNNNNNNNNNNNNNNNNNNNNNNNNNNNNNNNNNNNNNNNNNNNNNNNNNNNNNNNNNNNNNNNNNNNNNNNNNNNNNNNNNNNNNNNNNNNNNNNNNNNNNNNNNNNNNNNNNNNNNNNNNNNNNNNNNNNNNNNNNNNNNNNNNNNNNNNNNNNNNNNNNNNNNNNNNNNNNNNNNNNNNNNNNNNNNNNNNNNNNNNNNNNNNNNNNNNNNNNNNNNNNNNNNNNNNNNNNNNNNNNNNNNNNNNNNNNNNNNNNNNNNNNNNNNNNNNNNNNNNNNNNNNNNNNNNNNNNNNNNNNNNNNNNNNNNNNNNNNNNNNNNNNNNNNNNNNNNNNNNNNNNNNNNNNNNNNNNNNNNNNNNNNNNNNNNNNNNNNNNNNNNNNNNNNNNNNNNNNNNNNNNNNNNNNNNNNNNNNNNNNNNNNNNNNNNNNNNNNNNNNNNNNNNNNNNNNNNNNNNNNNNNNNNNNNNNNNNNNNNNNNNNNNNNNNNNNNNNNNNNNNNNNNNNNNNNNNNNNNNNNNNNNNNNNNNNNNNNNNNNNNNNNNNNNNNNNNNNNNNNNNNNNNNNNNNNNNNNNNNNNNNNNNNNNNNNNNNNNNNNNNNNNNNNNNNNNNNNNNNNNNNNNNNNNNNNNNNNNNNNNNNNNNNNNNNNNNNNNNNNNNNNNNNNNNNNNNNNNNNNNNNNNNNNNNNNNNNNNNNNNNNNNNNNNNNNNNNNNNNNNNNNNNNNNNNNNNNNNNNNNNNNNNNNNNNNNNNNNNNNNNNNNNNNNNNNNNNNNNNNNNNNNNNNNNNNNNNNNNNNNNNNNNNNNNNNNNNNNNNNNNNNNNNNNNNNNNNNNNNNNNNNNNNNNNNNNNNNNNNNNNNNNNNNNNNNNNNNNNNNNNNNNNNNNNNNNNNNNNNNNNNNNNNNNNNNNNNNNNNNNNNNNNNNNNNNNNNNNNNNNNNNNNNNNNNNNNNNNNNNNNNNNNNNNNNNNNNNNNNNNNNNNNNNNNNNNNNNNNNNNNNNNNNNNNNNNNNNNNNNNNNNNNNNNNNNNNNNNNNNNNNNNNNNNNNNNNNNNNNNNNNNNNNNNNNNNNNNNNNNNNNNNNNNNNNNNNNNNNNNNNNNNNNNNNNNNNNNNNNNNNNNNNNNNNNNNNNNNNNNNNNNNNNNNNNNNNNNNNNNNNNNNNNNNNNNNNNNNNNNNNNNNNNNNNNNNNNNNNNNNNNNNNNNNNNNNNNNNNNNNNNNNNNNNNNNNNNNNNNNNNNNNNNNNNNNNNNNNNNNNNNNNNNNNNNNNNNNNNNNNNNNNNNNNNNNNNNNNNNNNNNNNNNNNNNNNNNNNNNNNNNNNNNNNNNNNNNNNNNNNNNNNNNNNNNNNNNNNNNNNNNNNNNNNNNNNNNNNNNNNNNNNNNNNNNNNNNNNNNNNNNNNNNNNNNNNNNNNNNNNNNNNNNNNNNNNNNNNNNNNNNNNNNNNNNNNNNNNNNNNNNNNNNNNNNNNNNNNNNNNNNNNNNNNNNNNNNNNNNNNNNNNNNNNNNNNNNNNNNNNNNNNNNNNNNNNNNNNNNNNNNNNNNNNNNNNNNNNNNNNNNNNNNNNNNNNNNNNNNNNNNNNNNNNNNNNNNNNNNNNNNNNNNNNNNNNNNNNNNNNNNNNNNNNNNNNNNNNNNNNNNNNNNNNNNNNNNNNNNNNNNNNNNNNNNNNNNNNNNNNNNNNNNNNNNNNNNNNNNNNNNNNNNNNNNNNNNNNNNNNNNNNNNNNNNNNNNNNNNNNNNNNNNNNNNNNNNNNNNNNNNNNNNNNNNNNNNNNNNNNNNNNNNNNNNNNNNNNNNNNNNNNNNNNNNNNNNNNNNNNNNNNNNNNNNNNNNNNNNNNNNNNNNNNNNNNNNNNNNNNNNNNNNNNNNNNNNNNNNNNNNNNNNNNNNNNNNNNNNNNNNNNNNNNNNNNNNNNNNNNNNNNNNNNNNNNNNNNNNNNNNNNNNNNNNNNNNNNNNNNNNNNNNNNNNNNNNNNNNNNNNNNNNNNNNNNNNNNNNNNNNNNNNNNNNNNNNNNNNNNNNNNNNNNNNNNNNNNNNNNNNNNNNNNNNNNNNNNNNNNNNNNNNNNNNNNNNNNNNNNNNNNNNNNNNNNNNNNNNNNNNNNNNNNNNNNNNNNNNNNNNNNNNNNNNNNNNNNNNNNNNNNNNNNNNNNNNNNNNNNNNNNNNNNNNNNNNNNNNNNNNNNNNNNNNNNNNNNNNNNNNNNNNNNNNNNNNNNNNNNNNNNNNNNNNNNNNNNNNNNNNNNNNNNNNNNNNNNNNNNNNNNNNNNNNNNNNNNNNNNNNNNNNNNNNNNNNNNNNNNNNNNNNNNNNNNNNNNNNNNNNNNNNNNNNNNNNNNNNNNNNNNNNNNNNNNNNNNNNNNNNNNNNNNNNNNNNNNNNNNNNNNNNNNNNNNNNNNNNNNNNNNNNNNNNNNNNNNNNNNNNNNNNNNNNNNNNNNNNNNN of the Numida meleagris isolate 19003 breed g44 Domestic line chromosome 32, NumMel1.0, whole genome shotgun sequence genome contains:
- the PTGES3 gene encoding prostaglandin E synthase 3 isoform X2 — encoded protein: MDRKNWQPASAKWYDRRDYVFIEFCVEDSKDVNVNFEKSKLTFSCLGGSDNFKHLNEIDLFNNIDPNESKHKRTDRSILCCLRKGESGQAWPRLTKERAKLNWLSVDFNNWKDWEDDSDEDMSNFDRFSEMMNNMGGDDDVDLPEVDGADDDSPDSDDEKMPDLE
- the PTGES3 gene encoding prostaglandin E synthase 3 isoform X1 — translated: MWGELAAGRAEPVLLPLWSAMDAFEPCCSPGGQPASAKWYDRRDYVFIEFCVEDSKDVNVNFEKSKLTFSCLGGSDNFKHLNEIDLFNNIDPNESKHKRTDRSILCCLRKGESGQAWPRLTKERAKLNWLSVDFNNWKDWEDDSDEDMSNFDRFSEMMNNMGGDDDVDLPEVDGADDDSPDSDDEKMPDLE